Sequence from the Streptomyces mobaraensis NBRC 13819 = DSM 40847 genome:
TCGCCGTCCTCGGTGGCGCCGAGCTCCTCCGGGACGGACGGGGGCATCTCGTCGGACTCGGCGACCCAGCGCAGCGCCGTACCGCCCGCCGCGCCGACCAGCGCCGCCGCCTCGCGCAGCATGGGGACGAGCGCCTCGAAGGCGCCCTCGGGCACGGCGGCGAAGCGGAGGGCCGGATCGTCGGCCCCCAGGTCGAGGACGACGACCGAACCGATGACCGCGCCGTCCTCGCGCGCCAGGACGACCGCGGTGGTGCGCTCGTCCTCCCAGTGACCGGCGGGAACGGTGTCGTCGGTGCGCTCGCGACAAACCTCAAGAGAAACAGACATACCCAGATCATCCACCATCCGGCGCGGCGGGGACGGCCCGCGCCACGCGTTACGATCATGGCCTTCACCGGCGGGTTCACCGGCATCTTCACGGCGCACACGGGGGCAGGCATGGAAGGCACGTACCGCATCCGCAACGTCCACAGCGGCCTGCTGCTGCGCGTCGCCGGCGGGAGGGCGGGCGGCGGGGCCCCCGTCGTGCAGGGCGCGGCCGACGGCACGCCCGCCGAACTCTGGCGCGTGTCGCCCGTGCACGAGGGCAGCGGCCTGCACCACATCGTGAACGCCGGCAGCGGCAAGCGCCTGGACGTGGCCAACGCGTCGGTCGAGAACGGCGCCACCGTCCAGCAGTGGAAGGCCAACGGCTACGGCGCCCAGGAGTGGCTGCTCGAAGAGCTGGTCGAGGACCCGGGCACCGTCATCCTCGTCGCCCACATCAGCGGCC
This genomic interval carries:
- a CDS encoding RICIN domain-containing protein: MAFTGGFTGIFTAHTGAGMEGTYRIRNVHSGLLLRVAGGRAGGGAPVVQGAADGTPAELWRVSPVHEGSGLHHIVNAGSGKRLDVANASVENGATVQQWKANGYGAQEWLLEELVEDPGTVILVAHISGLLLEVADAATGEGARVQQWEDRDTPAQWWRLEPAAD